A stretch of the Streptosporangium sp. NBC_01755 genome encodes the following:
- a CDS encoding serine/threonine-protein kinase has product MSDLSPDEPLQIGRYRLLSRLGRGGMGTVYLGESPDGQQVAIKVINSEYSQHERFRMRFRREADSAQRVRRFCTAAVIEAALDGDQLYVVTEYVTGPNLEEAVESGGPLRGSSLDALAVGVATALTAIHAAGVVHRDLKPSNVLLSPVGPRVIDFGIARALDTLSGMTGTGEILGTPRYMAPEVLRGEPVSAACDVFSWGCLMAFAASGRAPFGGEALPAVLYQVLNTEPTLEGMEPTLHELVTYALAKDPRNRPTSQQLLDHLVGRSAAPEQAAHSVQTSWQGTPGTYESAPWAGPAGVPGGPSPDPGRDHPAISAQDGRTISGAPQAGPGHTAPGAFHYGPGHTLLEPQGDLGAASRERSARRRKLVIGAAAAALLVGGALGLSLLLSPSGPPENLALLYQDDFTQSGTGWSGGAYNPLTGTYGYAPDGYYAIDVSGYSPVKREQAPIPFVPAPPATPDPTASPTPVTPGRILLGTDITIRSGSIGMGEYGLFCRGEDDNKATRYEFLLDTAGNARIRKTVKSSGGELTKPVKVDLPKGKAARVEAECTGADGGVQLIMWVNGERTQSFLDPDPLPNGLVGVIVRVGENSDAVLRTAFDNFTLRGPAATGQP; this is encoded by the coding sequence GTGAGCGACCTCAGTCCCGACGAACCCCTGCAGATAGGCCGGTACCGCTTGCTCAGCAGGCTGGGCCGAGGCGGGATGGGCACGGTCTATCTCGGCGAGTCCCCCGACGGGCAACAGGTCGCCATCAAGGTCATCAACTCGGAGTACAGCCAGCACGAGCGGTTCCGAATGCGCTTCCGCCGGGAGGCCGACTCGGCACAGCGGGTCCGCAGGTTCTGCACGGCCGCGGTCATCGAGGCTGCGCTCGACGGTGACCAGCTCTACGTCGTCACCGAGTACGTCACCGGCCCCAACCTGGAGGAGGCCGTGGAGTCCGGCGGGCCGCTCCGCGGCTCCAGCCTCGACGCGCTGGCCGTCGGTGTGGCGACCGCGCTGACCGCCATTCACGCCGCCGGGGTGGTGCACCGCGACCTCAAGCCCTCCAACGTGCTGCTCTCCCCCGTCGGCCCCCGCGTGATCGACTTCGGCATCGCCCGCGCGCTGGACACGCTCAGCGGGATGACCGGGACCGGTGAGATCCTCGGCACCCCCCGCTACATGGCGCCCGAGGTGTTGCGCGGCGAGCCGGTCTCGGCCGCCTGCGACGTGTTCTCGTGGGGCTGCCTGATGGCCTTCGCCGCGAGTGGGCGAGCGCCGTTCGGCGGCGAGGCACTGCCCGCGGTGCTGTACCAGGTGCTCAACACCGAGCCCACTCTGGAGGGCATGGAGCCCACGCTGCACGAGCTGGTCACCTACGCCCTGGCCAAGGACCCGCGGAACCGGCCCACCTCCCAGCAGCTCCTCGACCATCTGGTGGGCCGCTCCGCCGCACCCGAGCAGGCCGCCCACTCGGTTCAGACCTCCTGGCAGGGAACGCCGGGAACGTACGAGAGCGCCCCCTGGGCCGGACCCGCGGGCGTACCCGGCGGGCCCTCCCCCGACCCCGGCCGGGACCACCCCGCGATATCCGCCCAGGACGGCCGCACGATCTCCGGCGCCCCGCAGGCAGGTCCCGGCCACACCGCGCCCGGCGCCTTCCACTACGGTCCCGGCCACACCCTCCTGGAGCCGCAGGGCGACCTCGGGGCCGCTTCGCGCGAACGCTCGGCCAGGCGGCGCAAGCTGGTCATCGGGGCGGCCGCGGCGGCCCTGCTGGTGGGCGGCGCGCTCGGCCTGAGTCTCCTGCTCTCCCCGAGCGGCCCCCCGGAGAACCTCGCCCTGCTCTACCAGGACGACTTCACCCAGAGCGGAACCGGCTGGAGCGGCGGCGCCTACAACCCGCTCACCGGCACCTACGGCTACGCCCCCGACGGCTACTACGCCATCGACGTCAGCGGTTACTCCCCCGTCAAGCGGGAGCAGGCCCCGATCCCCTTCGTGCCCGCACCTCCCGCCACCCCCGACCCGACAGCCAGCCCCACCCCGGTCACGCCGGGCCGGATCCTGCTCGGCACCGACATCACGATCCGCTCCGGCAGCATCGGCATGGGCGAGTACGGACTGTTCTGCCGGGGCGAGGACGACAACAAGGCGACCCGGTACGAGTTCCTGCTCGACACCGCTGGGAACGCCCGCATCCGCAAGACCGTCAAGAGCTCCGGGGGCGAGCTCACCAAACCCGTCAAGGTCGACCTGCCCAAGGGGAAGGCCGCCAGGGTCGAGGCCGAGTGCACCGGGGCCGACGGGGGCGTGCAGCTCATCATGTGGGTCAACGGCGAGCGGACGCAGTCCTTCCTCGACCCCGATCCGCTGCCCAACGGGCTGGTCGGCGTGATCGTCCGGGTGGGCGAGAACAGCGACGCCGTGCTCAGGACCGCGTTCGACAACTTCACACTGCGCGGCCCCGCCGCCACCGGGCAACCCTGA
- a CDS encoding quinone oxidoreductase family protein has translation MRAIVVSATGGPEVLAYVDDYPDPEVNPGDVLIDVAASGVNFIDVYHRMGRYPLSLPFVPGEEGAGTVAAVGEDVHDVAVGDTVAWASVPRSYASRVTVPASKLLSVPEGVTPEAAAAVTLQGLTAHYLTHSAYEVKAGDDVLVHAAAGGMGLLLTQIAKLRGARVIGTVSTEEKEVLARQAGADEVLRYRGFADAVRELTGSGVHVVYDGVGAATFDESIASLRPRGMMALYGQASGPVPPVDPQILARHGSLFLTRPTLNAYIATRDELVWRASDIYGWVADGRLRVHVSHRYPLAEAARAHEDLESRRTTGKVLLIP, from the coding sequence ATGCGCGCCATAGTCGTCTCCGCCACCGGCGGCCCCGAGGTTCTCGCCTACGTCGACGACTACCCGGACCCCGAGGTGAACCCCGGGGACGTCCTGATCGACGTCGCCGCCTCCGGCGTGAACTTCATAGACGTCTACCACCGGATGGGCCGTTACCCGCTCTCCCTGCCCTTCGTTCCCGGTGAGGAGGGCGCGGGCACCGTCGCCGCGGTCGGCGAGGACGTGCACGACGTCGCCGTCGGCGACACCGTCGCCTGGGCGTCCGTACCGCGCAGCTATGCCTCCAGGGTCACGGTGCCCGCTTCCAAACTGCTCTCCGTACCCGAGGGGGTCACGCCCGAGGCCGCGGCGGCCGTCACGCTCCAGGGGCTGACGGCGCACTACCTGACCCACTCCGCCTACGAGGTGAAGGCCGGTGACGATGTGCTGGTGCACGCCGCCGCCGGAGGCATGGGCCTGCTGCTCACCCAGATCGCCAAGCTGCGCGGCGCCCGGGTGATCGGCACGGTCTCCACGGAGGAGAAGGAGGTCCTGGCCCGCCAGGCGGGCGCCGACGAGGTGCTCCGCTACCGGGGCTTCGCCGACGCGGTCCGCGAGCTGACCGGCTCCGGCGTGCACGTCGTCTACGACGGCGTGGGCGCGGCCACCTTCGACGAGAGCATCGCCTCGCTGCGCCCACGCGGCATGATGGCGCTGTACGGCCAGGCCAGCGGCCCTGTCCCACCCGTCGACCCGCAGATCCTCGCCCGGCACGGCTCCCTCTTCCTGACCCGCCCCACCCTGAACGCCTACATCGCCACCCGCGACGAGCTCGTCTGGCGGGCCTCCGACATCTACGGCTGGGTGGCCGACGGGCGGCTCCGGGTGCACGTCTCCCACCGCTACCCGCTGGCGGAGGCCGCCCGCGCCCATGAGGACCTCGAATCCCGCCGTACGACCGGCAAGGTGCTGCTGATCCCCTGA
- a CDS encoding PucR family transcriptional regulator, whose translation MDDLLGGHLRMLREAAATGRPPGRAELDDCRAAGALAAERGVSVRALVEAALAMAESVSPAPLPALRRTVSALMEGYESAQRSALRQEEAARREFVDDLLQGRVHRLAERAEHFGLRLAETYLVAVARPAADAGGGLGEGTARRIEDALVARFGSHNVLVAVRDGTLVCVAPGGLAAATGEFTHHVRQTFAPGWRVGLGRAHRGPGGVVASYREGANAIELGDRLGLRAPVLKAADLLVFPVLLRDRAAIEDLVTTVLSPLLEARGGPEPLLGTLEAVFAAQGNQTAAARRLGVSTRAVTYRLERIRRLTGFSPDDPTQRFTLETAVLGARLLDWPAQPLR comes from the coding sequence ATGGACGATCTGCTCGGCGGCCATCTCCGGATGTTGAGGGAGGCGGCCGCCACCGGCAGGCCGCCCGGCCGGGCCGAGCTGGACGACTGCCGTGCCGCCGGTGCGCTGGCCGCCGAGCGGGGCGTGTCCGTCCGGGCCCTGGTCGAGGCCGCGCTGGCCATGGCCGAGTCCGTGAGTCCCGCCCCGCTCCCGGCCCTGCGGCGTACGGTCTCCGCCCTGATGGAGGGGTACGAGAGCGCTCAGCGGTCCGCGTTGCGCCAGGAGGAGGCCGCGCGCCGGGAGTTCGTCGACGACCTGCTCCAGGGGCGTGTCCACCGGCTCGCCGAGCGGGCCGAGCACTTCGGCCTCCGCCTGGCCGAGACCTACCTGGTCGCCGTCGCCCGTCCCGCCGCCGACGCGGGTGGCGGGTTGGGCGAGGGGACGGCCCGGCGGATCGAGGACGCGCTGGTCGCCCGGTTCGGCTCGCACAACGTGCTGGTCGCGGTCCGGGACGGGACGCTCGTCTGCGTGGCGCCGGGCGGCCTGGCCGCCGCGACCGGCGAGTTCACCCACCACGTCCGCCAGACGTTCGCGCCCGGCTGGCGGGTCGGCCTTGGCAGGGCGCACCGAGGTCCAGGCGGGGTGGTCGCCTCCTACCGCGAGGGAGCCAACGCCATCGAGCTCGGCGACCGGCTGGGGCTGCGCGCCCCCGTGCTGAAAGCCGCCGACCTGCTGGTCTTCCCGGTGCTGCTGCGGGACCGGGCGGCCATCGAGGACCTGGTGACGACGGTGCTCAGCCCGCTGCTTGAGGCGCGGGGCGGTCCCGAGCCGCTGCTCGGCACGCTGGAGGCGGTCTTCGCCGCCCAGGGCAACCAGACCGCAGCCGCGCGCAGGCTCGGCGTCAGTACCCGGGCGGTGACCTACCGGCTGGAGCGGATCCGCCGCCTCACCGGGTTCTCACCCGACGACCCCACCCAGCGCTTCACCCTGGAGACGGCGGTATTGGGCGCCCGGCTGCTGGACTGGCCCGCCCAGCCGCTGCGCTGA
- a CDS encoding ABC transporter permease, which produces MPALVSKSLRDYRRPLLGWTIGISAFFGLYLAYYPTIVSSPELYGQVALTKFPGAMRDLMGGLEDGFTSGPGYLQTLVYQLFGPLLFIMCAAVIGNRAIAQPEESGTLELTLTLPITRRRLVLERFAALALALFGVAAVTFLVVLGLATAVGMDVPADRILAGHTGVFLLALFFGTLCLTVGAVTGRRGIALAVVGVVAVAGYVVETMGRDVGGVSWLRWISPFHYYLDGRPIQQGFPAWEYLVLVGAIVALVLTAIPAFDRRDVGV; this is translated from the coding sequence ATGCCCGCGCTGGTGTCGAAGAGCCTGCGTGACTACCGTCGTCCGTTGCTCGGCTGGACGATCGGGATCAGCGCGTTCTTCGGGCTCTATCTGGCGTACTACCCGACCATCGTGAGCAGCCCCGAGCTCTACGGGCAGGTGGCGCTGACCAAGTTTCCCGGGGCGATGCGCGACCTCATGGGCGGTCTGGAGGACGGCTTCACCAGTGGCCCCGGTTACCTGCAGACGCTGGTCTACCAGCTGTTCGGGCCGCTGCTGTTCATCATGTGCGCCGCGGTGATCGGCAACCGGGCGATCGCCCAGCCCGAGGAGTCGGGCACGCTGGAGCTGACCCTCACCCTCCCGATCACCCGCAGGCGGCTGGTCCTGGAGCGCTTCGCCGCCCTCGCCCTCGCCCTGTTCGGCGTGGCGGCGGTCACCTTCCTCGTCGTGCTCGGCCTGGCCACGGCCGTCGGCATGGACGTTCCGGCCGACCGGATCCTGGCCGGTCACACCGGCGTCTTCCTGCTCGCCCTCTTCTTCGGCACGCTCTGTCTGACGGTCGGCGCGGTGACGGGCCGCAGGGGGATCGCCCTGGCGGTGGTCGGGGTGGTCGCGGTGGCCGGCTACGTGGTCGAGACCATGGGCAGGGACGTGGGCGGGGTGTCCTGGCTGCGCTGGATCTCGCCGTTCCACTACTACCTCGACGGACGGCCGATCCAGCAGGGATTTCCCGCGTGGGAGTATCTCGTGCTGGTAGGCGCGATCGTCGCGCTGGTCCTGACCGCGATACCGGCCTTCGACAGGCGTGACGTGGGAGTCTGA
- a CDS encoding ABC transporter ATP-binding protein, translating into MTAVVETEGLTKFYGVRRGLEDLDLEIRPGEVFGYLGPNGAGKTTTIRLLLDVIRPTRGRMTVLGHDPRDAGVRSRIGYLPGELALEGREKARDYLAFLGTVRGGLPRGRIEELAERLEADLAVPMGKLSKGNKQKVGLIQAFMHEPEFLILDEPTSGLDPLVQQEFLAMVREVRASGRTVLMSSHVLAEVEHVSDRVGIVRAGRLVTVEDISALREKAVRRVEFHFDAPVPREAFENLPGVRDLRVEGAGVRCTIDGRPDALVKAAAKFTVVHMVSAEPDLEEIFLTYYSEEEAPHARAGVEEPA; encoded by the coding sequence ATGACAGCGGTGGTGGAGACCGAGGGGCTCACCAAGTTCTACGGCGTGCGCCGGGGGCTTGAGGATCTCGACCTGGAGATCCGGCCCGGGGAGGTGTTCGGGTACCTCGGCCCGAACGGCGCGGGAAAGACGACCACGATCAGGCTGCTCCTGGATGTCATCCGCCCCACCAGGGGCCGGATGACGGTCCTCGGCCACGATCCCCGAGACGCGGGCGTGCGGAGCCGGATCGGCTACCTGCCCGGCGAGCTGGCCCTGGAGGGCAGGGAGAAGGCGAGAGACTACCTCGCCTTCCTCGGCACGGTCCGTGGCGGCCTGCCCAGGGGACGGATCGAGGAGTTGGCCGAGCGGCTGGAGGCCGACCTGGCGGTGCCCATGGGCAAGCTCTCCAAGGGCAACAAACAGAAGGTCGGGCTCATTCAGGCGTTCATGCACGAGCCGGAGTTCCTGATCCTCGACGAGCCGACCAGCGGGCTGGACCCGCTGGTGCAGCAGGAGTTCCTGGCGATGGTCCGCGAGGTCCGCGCCTCGGGCCGTACCGTGCTGATGTCCTCCCACGTGCTGGCCGAGGTCGAGCACGTCTCCGACCGGGTCGGCATCGTGCGGGCCGGCAGGCTGGTCACGGTGGAGGACATCTCCGCGCTCCGGGAGAAGGCGGTGCGCCGGGTGGAGTTCCACTTCGACGCGCCGGTGCCCCGGGAGGCGTTCGAGAACCTGCCCGGCGTGCGGGACCTGCGGGTGGAGGGGGCCGGGGTGCGCTGCACCATCGACGGCCGCCCGGACGCGCTGGTCAAGGCGGCGGCGAAATTCACCGTGGTGCACATGGTCAGCGCCGAGCCCGACCTCGAAGAGATCTTCCTGACCTACTACAGCGAAGAGGAGGCGCCTCATGCCCGCGCTGGTGTCGAAGAGCCTGCGTGA
- a CDS encoding patatin-like phospholipase family protein: MSVDTAFVLGGGGVLGAHEVGMLRALDEAGIKPDVIVGTSVGALNGVVLAASSGDAVARLTTLWGSNVVRTAFAGSWMTRLSTLARTGTHLHSGQPLRDLLTRTLPVSRIEELEVPFQCVAASVERATAHWFTEGPLVEAVLASCAVPGLLPPVRIGNEHFLDGGLVHSIPVGRAVALGARRVYVLHVGRIERPLVAPRRPWEVGMTAFEIARRHRFAEEMATLPGDIEVHVMPSGGEARPGMDLAQLRYRDISHISGYIERAYRASSDYLARHAST; the protein is encoded by the coding sequence ATGAGCGTGGACACCGCCTTCGTCCTCGGTGGCGGGGGCGTCCTCGGCGCTCACGAGGTGGGCATGCTGCGGGCGCTCGACGAGGCGGGTATCAAGCCCGACGTGATCGTCGGCACGTCCGTGGGCGCGCTGAACGGTGTCGTGCTCGCCGCCTCCTCCGGTGACGCGGTCGCGCGCCTGACCACGCTGTGGGGCTCGAACGTGGTCCGTACCGCGTTCGCGGGGTCGTGGATGACCCGGCTGTCCACCCTTGCCAGGACCGGCACCCACCTGCACTCCGGCCAGCCGCTGCGCGACCTGCTGACCAGGACGCTCCCCGTCTCCCGGATCGAGGAGCTGGAGGTGCCGTTCCAGTGCGTGGCCGCCTCGGTCGAGCGCGCCACCGCGCACTGGTTCACCGAGGGGCCCCTGGTCGAGGCGGTGCTCGCCTCCTGCGCCGTCCCCGGACTGCTGCCTCCGGTCCGCATCGGCAATGAACACTTCCTCGACGGCGGGCTGGTGCACAGCATCCCCGTCGGCCGCGCGGTCGCGCTGGGCGCCCGCCGGGTCTACGTCCTGCACGTGGGCAGGATCGAGCGTCCACTGGTGGCGCCGAGACGCCCCTGGGAGGTTGGGATGACCGCCTTCGAGATCGCCAGGCGGCACCGCTTCGCCGAGGAGATGGCCACCCTGCCGGGTGACATCGAGGTCCACGTCATGCCGTCGGGTGGCGAGGCCCGCCCGGGAATGGATCTCGCCCAGCTGCGTTATCGGGATATATCGCATATATCTGGATACATAGAACGGGCGTACCGGGCCTCGTCCGACTATCTGGCCCGGCACGCGTCCACCTGA